A stretch of the Glycine soja cultivar W05 chromosome 13, ASM419377v2, whole genome shotgun sequence genome encodes the following:
- the LOC114381041 gene encoding laccase-12-like yields MESVKFINMNAKHSSIFLLALIFVLILASANAKIHEHEFVVEATPVKRLCKTHNSITVNGQYPGPTLEINNGDTLVVKVTNKARYNVTIHWHGVRQMRTGWADGPEFVTQCPIRPGGSYTYRFTVQGQEGTLWWHAHSSWLRATVYGALIIRPREGEPYPFPKPKHETPILLGEWWDANPIDVVRQATRTGGAPNVSDAYTINGQPGDLYKCSSKDTTIVPIHSGETNLLRVINAALNQPLFFTVANHKLTVVGADASYLKPFTTKVLMLGPGQTTDVLITGDQPPSPYYMAARAYQSAQNAAFDNTTTTAILEYKSPHHSNHSHHHSKGALKKKTKPIMPSLPAYNDTNTVTAFSKSFRSPRKVEVPDEIDQSLFFTVGLGINKCPKNFGPKRCQGPINGTRFTASMNNVSFVLPNNVSILQAHHLGIPGVFTTDFPGKPPVKFDYTGNVSRSLWQPVPGTKAHKLKFGSRVQIVLQDTSIVTPENHPIHLHGYDFYIVAEGFGNFDAKKDTAKFNLVDPPLRNTVAVPVNGWAVIRFVADNPGAWLLHCHLDVHIGWGLATVLLVENGVGKLQSIEPPPLDLPLC; encoded by the exons ATGGAGTCTGTCAAGTTCATTAACATGAATGCCAAACACTCCTCCATCTTTTTATTAGCCCTGATCTTTGTTCTGATCTTAGCTTCAGCAAATGCCAAAATTCACGAGCACGAGTTTGTT GTTGAAGCAACTCCAGTGAAGAGGCTGTGCAAAACCCACAACAGCATCACCGTGAATGGGCAATACCCGGGCCCAACGTTGGAAATCAACAATGGAGACACTTTGGTTGTCAAAGTCACTAACAAAGCTCGTTACAATGTGACCATTCATTG GCACGGTGTTAGGCAAATGAGAACAGGATGGGCAGATGGACCAGAATTTGTGACTCAGTGCCCGATTCGTCCTGGAGGAAGTTACACCTACCGTTTTACCGTTCAAGGACAAGAAGGCACACTTTGGTGGCACGCTCATAGCTCATGGTTAAGGGCCACTGTTTACGGTGCTTTAATCATTCGTCCTAGGGAAGGAGAACCCTACCCTTTCCCCAAGCCTAAGCACGAAACACCCATTCTTCTTG GGGAATGGTGGGACGCAAACCCTATTGATGTTGTGAGGCAGGCCACGCGAACTGGGGGAGCTCCAAACGTGTCTGATGCATACACTATCAATGGTCAACCTGGTGATCTTTACAAGTGCTCTAGCAAAG ACACTACCATTGTTCCAATCCATTCCGGCGAGACTAACCTTCTACGTGTTATCAATGCTGCACTCAATCAACCTCTCTTCTTCACCGTCGCAAACCACAAACTCACCGTGGTTGGCGCCGACGCCTCCTACCTCAAACCCTTCACCACCAAAGTCCTCATGCTAGGACCCGGTCAAACCACCGATGTATTGATCACCGGCGACCAGCCACCTTCCCCCTACTACATGGCGGCGCGTGCGTACCAATCTGCCCAAAACGCCGCGTTCGacaacaccaccaccaccgccatACTCGAATACAAGTCACCTCATCACAGTAATCATTCTCACCATCATTCCAAAGGAGCACTGAAGAAAAAAACCAAACCGATCATGCCCTCACTCCCTGCCTACAACGATACAAACACAGTCACTGCCTTCAGCAAAAGCTTTAGAAGCCCTAGAAAAGTTGAAGTCCCCGATGAAATCGACCAGAGCCTCTTTTTCACTGTGGGCTTAGGAATCAACAAGTGCCCCAAAAACTTTGGACCAAAGAGGTGTCAG GGACCCATTAATGGGACGAGGTTCACTGCGAGCATGAACAACGTGTCTTTCGTTCTCCCGAACAACGTGTCCATCTTGCAGGCTCACCACCTCGGAATCCCCGGAGTGTTCACCACTGATTTTCCGGGGAAGCCGCCGGTGAAGTTTGATTACACCGGCAACGTGAGTCGTTCGCTGTGGCAACCTGTTCCCGGGACAAAGGCACACAAGTTGAAGTTTGGGTCCAGGGTGCAGATTGTGTTGCAGGACACTAGCATTGTTACTCCTGAGAACCACCCTATCCATCTTCATGGCTACGATTTCTACATCGTTGCTGAGGGGTTCGGAAACTTCGACGCCAAGAAAGATACGGCCAAATTCAACCTTGTTGATCCACCTTTGAGGAACACTGTGGCCGTGCCTGTAAATGGATGGGCTGTTATTCGATTTGTCGCTGATAACCCtg GTGCCTGGCTTTTGCATTGTCACTTGGACGTTCACATCGGATGGGGTTTGGCTACGGTGTTGTTGGTGGAGAACGGAGTTGGGAAGTTGCAATCCATAGAGCCTCCTCCGCTGGATCTTCCTCTTTGTTAG
- the LOC114381301 gene encoding probably inactive leucine-rich repeat receptor-like protein kinase IMK2, giving the protein MSSRAPPHSSSLSSLQKPFFNLQHTVFFCSTKSKSLILITFILLIFFVMLLVEKTNLTSQCFNRISDKKKERWKTHNNNPWRVLFLLCMWSLVVLPSCVRPALCEDESWDGVVVTASNLLALQAFKQELVDPEGFLRSWNDSGYGACSGGWVGIKCAQGQVIVIQLPWKGLKGRITDKIGQLQGLRKLSLHDNQIGGSIPSTLGLLPNLRGVQLFNNRLTGSIPSSLGFCPLLQSLDLSNNLLTGAIPYSLANSTKLYWLNLSFNSFSGTLPTSLTHSFSLTFLSLQNNNLSGNLPNSWGGNPKSGFFRLQNLILDHNFFTGNVPASLGSLRELSEISLSHNKFSGAIPNEIGTLSRLKTLDISNNAFNGSLPVTLSNLSSLTLLNAENNLLENQIPERLGTLRNLSVLILSRNQFSGHIPSSIANISMLRQLDLSLNNLSGEIPVSFESQRSLDFFNVSYNSLSGSVPLLLAKKFNSSSFVGNIQLCGYSPSTPCLSQAPSQGVIAPTPEVLSEQHHRRNLSTKDIILIVAGVLLVVLIILCCILLFCLIRKRSTSKAENGQATGRAAAGRTEKGVPPVAAGDVEAGGEAGGKLVHFDGPLAFTADDLLCATAEIMGKSTYGTVYKAILEDGSQVAVKRLREKITKGHREFESEVSVLGKVRHPNVLALRAYYLGPKGEKLLVFDYMPKGGLASFLHGGGTETFIDWPTRMKIAQDMARGLFCLHSLENIIHGNLTSSNVLLDENTNAKIADFGLSRLMSTAANSNVIATAGALGYRAPELSKLKKANTKTDIYSLGVILLELLTRKSPGVSMNGLDLPQWVASIVKEEWTNEVFDADMMRDASTVGDELLNTLKLALHCVDPSPSVRPEVHQVLQQLEEIRPERSVTASPGDDTI; this is encoded by the exons ATGTCATCACGTGCTCCTCCTCACTCTTCctctctctcctcactacaAAAACCATTCTTCAACTTACAACACACAGTGTTTTTTTGTTCCACTAAATCAAAATCTCTCATTCTCATTACCtttattcttttgatttttttcgtTATGTTACTAGTGGAGAAAACCAACCTCACTTCACAATGCTTCAACCGTATTTCtgataagaagaaagaaagatggaAGACACACAACAACAACCCATGGCGTGTTTTGTTTCTCTTATGTATGTGGAGTCTTGTTGTGCTCCCTTCATGCGTGAGACCAGCTTTGTGTGAAGATGAAAGTTGGGACGGAGTGGTTGTGACAGCATCAAACCTCTTAGCACTTCAAGCTTTCAAGCAAGAGTTGGTGGACCCAGAAGGGTTCTTGCGGAGCTGGAACGACAGTGGCTATGGTGCTTGTTCAGGAGGTTGGGTTGGAATCAAGTGTGCTCAGGGACAGGTTATCGTGATCCAGCTTCCTTGGAAGGGTTTGAAGGGTCGAATCACTGACAAAATTGGCCAACTTCAAGGCCTTAGGAAGCTTAGTCTTCATGATAACCAAATTGGTGGTTCAATCCCTTCAACTTTGGGACTTCTTCCCAACCTTAGAGGGGTTCAGTTATTCAACAATAGGTTAACTGGTTCCATCCCTTCTTCTTTAGGTTTCTGTCCTTTGCTTCAGTCTCTTGACCTCAGCAACAACTTGCTCACAGGAGCAATCCCTTATAGCCTTGCCAATTCCACCAAGCTTTATTGGCTTAACTTGAGTTTCAACTCCTTCTCTGGTACTTTACCAACTAGCCTAACTCACTCATTTTCTCTCACTTTCCTTTCTcttcaaaataataatctttCTGGCAACCTTCCTAACTCTTGGGGTGGGAATCCCAAGAGTGGCTTCTTTAGGCTCCAAAATTTGATCCTAGATCATaattttttcactggtaatGTTCCTGCTTCTCTGGGTAGCTTAAGAGAGCTCAGTGAGATTTCCCTTAGTCATAATAAGTTTAGTGGAGCTATTCCAAATGAAATAGGAACTCTTTCTAGGCTTAAGACACTAGACATTTCTAATAATGCCTTCAATGGGAGCTTGCCTGTTACCCTCTCTAATTTATCCTCACTTACATTGCTGAATGCAGAGAACAACCTCCTTGAAAATCAAATCCCTGAAAGGTTAGGTACATTGCGTAATCTTTCTGTTCTGATTTTGAGTAGGAACCAATTTAGTGGACATATTCCTTCAAGCATTGCAAACATTTCCATGCTTAGGCAGCTTGATTTGTCACTGAATAATCTCAGTGGAGAAATTCCAGTCTCCTTTGAAAGTCAACGTAGTCTTGATTTCTTCAATGTTTCTTACAATAGCCTTTCAGGTTCTGTTCCACTTCTACTTGCCAAGAAATTTAACTCAAGCTCATTTGTGGGAAATATTCAACTATGTGGGTATAGCCCTTCAACCCCATGTCTTTCACAAGCTCCATCACAAGGAGTCATTGCCCCAACTCCTGAAGTACTGTCAGAACAGCACCATCGTAGGAACCTAAGTACCAAAGACATAATTCTCATAGTAGCAGGAGTTCTCCTAGTAGTCCTGATTATACTTTGTTGCATCCTGCTTTTCTGCTTGATCAGAAAGAGATCAACATCGAAGGCTGAGAACGGACAAGCCACGGGGAGAGCAGCCGCTGGAAGGACAGAAAAAGGAGTCCCTCCAGTTGCTGCTGGTGATGTTGAAGCAGGTGGGGAGGCTGGAGGGAAACTAGTCCATTTTGATGGACCATTGGCTTTTACAGCCGATGATCTCTTGTGTGCAACTGCTGAGATCATGGGAAAGAGCACCTATGGAACAGTGTATAAGGCTATTTTGGAGGATGGAAGCCAAGTTGCAGTGAAGAGATTGAGGGAAAAGATCACTAAAGGTCACAGAGAATTTGAATCAGAAGTCAGTGTTCTAGGAAAAGTTAGACACCCCAATGTCTTGGCTCTGAGGGCCTATTACTTGGGACCCAAAGGGGAAAAGCTTCTGGTTTTTGATTACATGCCTAAAGGAGGTCTTGCTTCTTTCCTACATG GTGGTGGAACTGAAACCTTCATTGATTGGCCAACAAGGATGAAAATAGCACAGGACATGGCTCGTGGCTTGTTTTGTCTTCATTCCCTGGAGAACATTATACATGGGAACCTCACATCCAGCAATGTGTTGCTTGATGAGAACACAAATGCTAAAATTGCAGATTTTGGTCTTTCTCGGTTGATGTCAACTGCTGCTAACTCCAACGTGATAGCTACTGCTGGAGCATTGGGATACCGGGCACCAGAGCTCTCAAAGCTCAAGAAAGCAAACACTAAAACTGATATATACAGTCTTGGTGTTATCTTGTTAGAACTCCTAACGAGGAAGTCACCTGGGGTGTCTATGAATGGACTAGATTTGCCTCAGTGGGTTGCCTCTATTGTCAAAGAGGAGTGGACAAATGAGGTTTTTGATGCAGACATGATGAGAGATGCATCGACAGTTGGCGATGAGTTGCTGAACACGTTGAAGCTCGCTTTGCACTGTGTTGATCCTTCTCCATCAGTACGCCCGGAAGTTCATCAAGTGCTCCAGCAGCTAGAAGAGATTAGACCAGAGAGATCAGTCACAGCCAGTCCTGGGGACGATACCATATAG